The following proteins are encoded in a genomic region of Alnus glutinosa chromosome 8, dhAlnGlut1.1, whole genome shotgun sequence:
- the LOC133875929 gene encoding transcription factor ILI6-like — MSSRRSRSRQSGGSRITDDQINELVSKLQQLLPEIRDRTSDKVSSAKVLQETCSYIRSLHREVDDLSERLSELLATTDTAQAAIIRSLLMQ; from the exons ATGTCTAGCAGAAGGTCGCGGTCGAGGCAATCAGGTGGTTCAAGGATCACTGATGATCAGATCAATGAACTCGTTTCCAAGTTGCAACAGCTTCTTCCTGAGATTCGTGACAGGACCTCTGACAAg GTTTCATCTGCCAAGGTGTTACAGGAGACGTGCAGCTATATCAGAAGCTTGCATAGAGAGGTTGATGATCTCAGTGAGCGGCTGTCTGAGCTTTTGGCAACCACAGACACCGCCCAAGCTGCTATAATTAGAAGCTTACTTATGCAATAG
- the LOC133875375 gene encoding tropinone reductase homolog At5g06060-like, with the protein MALVDNRGRDSRWSLEGTTALVTGGTKGIGYAIVEELAGLGATVHTCSRNEAEISKCVREWEAKGFRVTGSVCDLSSRLQREELMNTISHQFHGKLNILINNVGTNVLKPILEVTAQDFSFLMNTNFESAYHLSQLAHPLLKGSGAGSIVFLSSIGGLLSVGGSSVYGASKGAINQLTRSLACEWARDNIRTNCVAPATTMTPLMENIIKGNFKCLEISNSRTPLGRPAQPEEVSSLVAFLCLPSASYITGQTIYVDGGMSVYGFDP; encoded by the exons ATGGCTCTGGTAGATAATCGTGGCAGAGATAGCAGATGGTCTCTTGAGGGAACAACGGCTCTTGTTACTGGTGGAACCAAAGGAATCGG GTATGCTATTGTGGAGGAATTGGCTGGGCTTGGAGCTACCGTGCACACATGCTCTCGAAATGAAGCCGAAATTAGTAAGTGCGTGCGCGAGTGGGAGGCGAAGGGCTTCCGAGTCACTGGTTCAGTCTGTGACCTTTCTTCTCGGCTCCAAAGAGAAGAGCTTATGAACACAATTTCTCATCAATTTCATGGCAAACTCAATATTCTT ATAAATAATGTGGGAACAAACGTTCTTAAACCAATCCTAGAGGTGACAGCTCAAGATTTCTCATTCCTTATGAATACCAACTTTGAATCTGCTTACCACCTGAGCCAACTTGCACATCCTCTTCTGAAAGGATCGGGAGCAGGAAGTATTGTTTTCCTTTCTTCCATTGGTGGGTTGTTGTCAGTAGGTGGTTCATCCGTTTATGGAGCAAGTAaag GAGCAATAAACCAACTTACTAGAAGTTTGGCATGTGAGTGGGCACGAGACAATATCAGGACCAATTGTGTTGCACCTGCGACCACAATGACTCCTTTAATGGAGAAT ATAATCAAAGGGAATTTTAAATGCTTGGAAATTTCAAATTCACGGACTCCTCTTGGACGACCTGCGCAGCCAGAGGAGGTTTCATCCTTGGTAGCGTTTCTCTGCCTACCTTCAGCCTCATACATAACTGGACAAACAATCTACGTTGATGGAGGAATGTCTGTGTATGGGTTCGATCCTTAG